In one window of Thermodesulfobacteriota bacterium DNA:
- a CDS encoding sodium:calcium antiporter: MIQELLLLVFWLVVIVAAAEVFTNAIESLGARLKFSEGVTGSIFAAVGTALPETMVPLVAIFGGGSVHVREEVGVGAILGAPFMLSTLAMFLIGAALWQFQGTRRKTSLTPERSGFRRDIEFFLFAFTLAFLVAFTPQEYRLLRVFIAAVLVITYFYYILETVKASAALVEDGHATENSKPLYLGVVLKDRMWVIVLQLLLALGLIIAGAKGFVHGVEYLSEALRMPVMALALLIIPVATELPEKVNSIIWIRRGKDTMALGNITGAMVFQGTLLPAIGIFLTPWTVNLTVVASSALTIAAGVWLYFIAMRVKRIAPWLFIVNGALYMAFVYIVLVIARA; encoded by the coding sequence TTGATACAGGAGCTGCTCTTACTCGTCTTCTGGCTGGTCGTGATAGTCGCGGCGGCCGAGGTGTTCACAAACGCGATAGAGTCGCTCGGGGCCAGGCTCAAGTTCTCAGAAGGCGTCACCGGGAGCATTTTCGCCGCGGTCGGCACGGCGCTCCCCGAGACCATGGTGCCGCTCGTCGCCATATTCGGCGGCGGGAGCGTCCATGTCAGGGAGGAGGTAGGCGTCGGCGCGATACTCGGCGCCCCCTTCATGCTCTCGACCCTCGCCATGTTCCTCATCGGGGCGGCCCTCTGGCAGTTCCAGGGCACGAGGAGGAAGACCAGCCTCACGCCCGAGAGGAGCGGCTTCAGGAGAGACATCGAGTTTTTCCTCTTCGCCTTCACCCTGGCTTTTCTCGTCGCCTTCACCCCGCAGGAATACCGGCTCTTGAGGGTATTCATCGCGGCGGTCCTCGTCATAACGTACTTCTACTACATACTCGAGACCGTAAAGGCCAGCGCCGCGCTTGTCGAGGACGGGCACGCGACCGAGAACTCCAAGCCCCTTTACCTGGGGGTCGTCCTCAAGGACCGCATGTGGGTCATCGTCCTCCAGCTCCTCCTGGCGCTCGGGCTGATAATAGCCGGGGCAAAGGGTTTCGTGCACGGGGTCGAGTATCTTTCAGAGGCGCTCCGAATGCCTGTAATGGCGCTCGCCCTCCTCATAATCCCCGTGGCTACCGAGCTCCCGGAGAAGGTAAACAGCATAATCTGGATAAGGAGGGGCAAGGACACCATGGCCCTCGGGAACATCACCGGGGCCATGGTCTTCCAAGGCACGCTCCTGCCCGCTATCGGAATATTCCTCACGCCCTGGACAGTCAACCTGACGGTCGTAGCTAGCAGCGCCCTCACCATCGCAGCCGGCGTCTGGCTCTACTTCATCGCGATGAGGGTCAAAAGGATAGCCCCCTGGCTCTTCATAGTCAACGGCGCGCTGTACATGGCATTCGTCTACATAGTCCTCGTCATAGCGCGAGCATGA
- a CDS encoding prenyltransferase: MATRPQFLPATAVAVGLGASVAWREARAFDMAVFALSMLAALLCHAGMNTLNDYYDSKNGADDLNRSALTPFTGGSRFIQKGLMTQGETLALGAALVLAGGLTGAYLAFTISPVLFVIGLLGIASGYFYSAPPFFLAGRGLGEITVGVTFGLLIVLGAYAAQTGSIGAGPAIASLPLTFLIAAILFVNEFPDFESDRAAGKRTLVVRLGPQRARWGLALIFAMAYASVVAGVILGLLPTGSLIALLTVFIAIPGALRLLRNYDRTGALTPAIKAVIAIHFFTGLIQIAANLV; this comes from the coding sequence ATGGCGACGAGGCCGCAGTTCCTCCCGGCGACCGCGGTCGCGGTCGGGCTCGGCGCATCAGTTGCCTGGCGCGAGGCCCGCGCGTTCGACATGGCTGTTTTCGCCTTGTCCATGCTAGCCGCCCTCCTCTGCCACGCGGGAATGAACACCCTGAACGACTATTACGACTCGAAGAACGGGGCCGACGACCTCAACAGGAGCGCGCTCACCCCTTTTACCGGCGGAAGCAGGTTCATACAAAAGGGCCTCATGACCCAGGGTGAGACGCTGGCGCTGGGTGCGGCCCTCGTTCTGGCCGGTGGTTTGACCGGCGCATACCTTGCGTTCACAATAAGCCCGGTCCTTTTCGTAATAGGGCTCCTCGGAATCGCCTCAGGGTACTTCTACTCGGCCCCTCCTTTTTTCCTGGCCGGACGCGGGCTCGGGGAGATTACGGTGGGCGTTACCTTCGGCCTCCTTATAGTGCTCGGGGCCTATGCGGCGCAGACCGGGTCAATCGGGGCAGGCCCGGCAATAGCCTCGCTCCCCCTCACCTTCCTCATAGCCGCCATACTTTTCGTAAACGAGTTCCCGGATTTCGAGTCTGACCGGGCCGCCGGAAAAAGGACCCTCGTAGTCCGTCTCGGGCCGCAAAGGGCCCGGTGGGGGCTCGCACTGATATTCGCGATGGCGTACGCGAGCGTCGTTGCCGGGGTCATCCTGGGCCTCCTTCCCACAGGGTCGCTTATCGCCCTCCTTACCGTCTTCATAGCCATACCTGGCGCGCTGCGCCTCCTCAGAAATTACGACCGGACGGGAGCGCTTACCCCGGCCATCAAGGCCGTGATCGCCATACACTTCTTTACAGGCCTCATACAGATAGCCGCGAACCTCGTCTGA